Proteins encoded within one genomic window of Novosphingobium sp. 9U:
- a CDS encoding SDR family NAD(P)-dependent oxidoreductase: MAGRLEGKVAVITGAGSGMGKAMAQLFSAHGAKLVLADISGKQDEVAAAVGNGAVGIRCDVSNEADVQAMIAKAEETFGKLDVLCNNAGFGGPMAPLADQTVEIWDKVHATNIRGAFLGMKYGILSMLKTGGGSIVNTTSASGVVGWKHHSVYGAAKAGVNQLTKTAALDYSDKNIRVNAIAPGTMWTGLVEASKTHDRPPADFPTLAGIPMGRWGLAQDIANAALFFASDESAYVTGTILPVDGGYSIGFSGMGAERPGIVSVNTDGT; encoded by the coding sequence ATGGCCGGAAGGCTGGAAGGCAAAGTCGCCGTGATCACCGGCGCAGGTTCTGGCATGGGCAAGGCAATGGCGCAGCTGTTCAGCGCGCACGGTGCGAAGCTGGTGCTCGCCGATATCTCAGGCAAGCAGGACGAGGTCGCCGCCGCTGTCGGCAACGGCGCGGTGGGCATCCGCTGCGACGTCTCGAACGAGGCGGACGTCCAGGCGATGATCGCCAAGGCCGAAGAGACGTTCGGCAAGCTCGACGTGCTGTGCAACAACGCCGGCTTCGGCGGCCCGATGGCGCCGCTGGCCGACCAAACCGTCGAGATCTGGGACAAGGTCCATGCAACCAACATCCGCGGCGCGTTCTTGGGCATGAAGTACGGCATTCTCTCAATGCTCAAGACCGGCGGCGGCTCGATCGTGAACACCACTTCGGCCTCTGGCGTGGTCGGGTGGAAGCACCATAGCGTCTACGGCGCGGCCAAGGCCGGCGTGAACCAGCTGACCAAGACCGCCGCGCTCGACTATTCGGACAAGAACATCCGCGTGAACGCCATCGCGCCCGGCACGATGTGGACCGGCCTGGTGGAGGCATCCAAGACCCACGACCGCCCGCCTGCCGACTTCCCGACGCTCGCCGGCATTCCGATGGGCCGCTGGGGCCTGGCACAGGACATCGCCAATGCCGCGCTGTTCTTCGCCAGTGACGAGTCCGCCTATGTCACCGGCACGATCCTGCCCGTGGATGGCGGCTACTCGATCGGTTTCTCCGGCATGGGCGCCGAGCGTCCCGGCATCGTCAGCGTGAACACCGACGGGACTTGA
- a CDS encoding SDR family oxidoreductase, with the protein MSKLLEGKVALVTGASSGIGEATALCLAEAGATVAMSARRAERLAGLVEQIEALGGKALAIPGDMAVEADARNAIAQTVAAFGRIDILINSAGVMQAGGIENCDTETYRQVIDINLMGTVYTSAEAVPHMLAQGIGDIVTISSLAGRKGGPMTSAYSASKHAVNMMTDGMRQELGGKNIRVATLMPGATETEVAGGIKDPNWRTAIAAHVSKEGAVKPRDIGETIVFMMAMPRRTNISEISVRPTIDTSA; encoded by the coding sequence ATGTCGAAGCTGCTCGAAGGCAAAGTCGCGCTCGTCACCGGCGCCAGCTCCGGGATCGGCGAGGCGACTGCGCTGTGCCTGGCCGAGGCAGGGGCGACCGTCGCGATGTCCGCGCGCCGGGCCGAGCGGCTGGCCGGGCTGGTCGAGCAGATCGAGGCGCTGGGCGGCAAGGCCTTGGCGATCCCGGGTGACATGGCGGTTGAGGCCGATGCCCGCAACGCCATCGCGCAGACGGTGGCGGCGTTCGGGCGCATCGACATCCTGATCAACTCGGCCGGCGTGATGCAGGCGGGCGGCATCGAGAACTGCGACACCGAGACCTACCGCCAGGTAATTGACATCAACCTGATGGGCACGGTCTACACCAGCGCCGAGGCGGTGCCGCACATGCTGGCGCAGGGTATCGGCGACATTGTCACGATTTCCTCGCTTGCGGGGCGCAAGGGCGGGCCGATGACCAGCGCCTACTCGGCCAGCAAGCATGCCGTGAACATGATGACCGACGGCATGCGCCAAGAACTGGGCGGCAAGAACATCCGCGTCGCCACGCTGATGCCCGGCGCCACCGAGACCGAAGTCGCCGGCGGCATCAAGGACCCGAACTGGCGCACGGCGATCGCCGCGCACGTCAGCAAGGAAGGGGCGGTCAAGCCGCGCGACATTGGTGAGACCATCGTCTTCATGATGGCCATGCCGCGCCGGACCAACATCTCGGAGATTTCGGTCCGTCCCACGATCGATACGTCGGCTTAG
- a CDS encoding helix-turn-helix transcriptional regulator has product MLSGEDAAALVEPLIAGVVERPPWTVFLQQLKARTAADYASLVFRPLPFGTPEARVIHLYAGEPSPPPVSRRYREELYRRDPMPYHDMVEGRSYPLPELLQFDDPAHRDYLDQLLEPSGMNHMRMIRVAEPGGVSGWITISRHTGDFPPEVDGLLQDLAPFLRAAMRAHVALERERMVAAVATEAIRRMNFGWVTLDAEGRILDADYSAAELLAASATLARGKDGRLTAKGAELRKEIVAAVADLLGNPQARPRAIVLSREPWLDLLLVASAQRMGTMQAAPAIVAYVHADNWSSADRCDQLGQLFDLAPSEARLALALSRGMSITEAAGELGLTVESARTYSKRIYAKTGARGQADLVRFIHRSVLAIA; this is encoded by the coding sequence ATGCTTTCCGGAGAGGACGCCGCCGCCCTTGTCGAGCCGCTGATCGCGGGCGTGGTCGAGCGTCCGCCGTGGACGGTGTTCCTCCAGCAGCTGAAGGCACGCACGGCAGCAGACTATGCCAGCCTGGTGTTTCGCCCGCTGCCGTTCGGCACGCCCGAGGCGCGGGTGATCCACCTCTATGCGGGCGAACCGTCACCGCCGCCCGTCTCCCGCCGCTATCGCGAGGAGCTCTATCGCCGTGATCCGATGCCTTACCATGACATGGTCGAGGGCCGATCGTATCCGCTGCCAGAGCTGCTCCAGTTCGACGATCCGGCGCATCGCGATTACCTCGACCAGCTGCTCGAGCCCAGTGGCATGAACCACATGCGCATGATCCGGGTCGCCGAGCCGGGTGGGGTCAGCGGTTGGATCACCATTTCCCGCCACACCGGTGATTTCCCGCCAGAGGTCGACGGGCTGCTGCAGGACCTGGCGCCCTTCCTGCGCGCGGCGATGCGCGCGCACGTCGCGCTGGAGCGCGAGCGCATGGTGGCGGCCGTCGCCACCGAAGCGATCCGGCGCATGAACTTTGGCTGGGTCACGCTCGATGCCGAAGGGCGCATCCTCGATGCCGACTACAGCGCGGCCGAACTGCTCGCCGCCAGCGCAACGTTGGCACGGGGCAAGGACGGGCGCCTCACCGCCAAAGGCGCGGAGTTGCGCAAGGAGATCGTGGCGGCCGTCGCCGACTTGCTGGGCAACCCGCAGGCCCGCCCGCGCGCGATCGTCCTCAGCCGCGAGCCGTGGCTCGACCTGCTGCTGGTCGCCTCGGCGCAACGCATGGGGACGATGCAGGCCGCGCCCGCGATCGTCGCCTACGTGCATGCCGACAACTGGTCCTCGGCCGATCGTTGCGACCAGCTCGGTCAGCTGTTCGATTTGGCGCCGAGCGAGGCACGGTTGGCGCTGGCCCTCAGCCGGGGGATGTCGATTACCGAGGCGGCGGGCGAACTGGGGCTGACGGTCGAGTCGGCCCGCACCTATTCCAAGCGGATCTACGCCAAGACGGGCGCTCGGGGGCAGGCGGACTTGGTGCGCTTCATCCACCGCAGCGTGCTGGCGATTGCGTAA
- a CDS encoding LLM class flavin-dependent oxidoreductase has translation MPLDMPVQPAAFLRTTLPLGIDMVGEYDSGRYHSIWLPDHMVSFWPDSIWTPEFTELATISPSPHRHLDGMAVTAAAAVLTTNTPLATTVIDTVRRHPSLLAQSALTISHLSKGRFILGLGSGELENTVPYGFDFRKPVSRFEESIKVIKLLWHSNGPVDFEGEFYKLEHARLDTELYEGKAPEIWTGAAGPRMLGITGREADGWWPAGSYTPEDFAAKLKVILDAGDAVGRDMSHFTPALTQICLIGEDDEIDEMLRQPMVKSIIAMLNAKDVAQFGYEHPMGPDWHGIMDFDPHVLTRERMIQFCEDLDTQMIRDIFPVGTPKQVAAKIKGFIDAGVRVYKLMEYGGMGGLRFSANSAAKVRETEDEIQKLVPA, from the coding sequence ATGCCCTTGGACATGCCCGTCCAGCCCGCCGCTTTCCTGCGCACCACGCTGCCGCTCGGGATAGACATGGTGGGCGAGTACGACTCGGGTCGCTACCATTCGATCTGGTTGCCAGACCATATGGTCAGCTTCTGGCCGGACTCGATCTGGACGCCCGAGTTCACCGAGCTGGCCACGATCAGCCCCAGCCCACACCGCCACCTGGACGGCATGGCAGTGACCGCCGCCGCCGCGGTACTGACCACGAACACCCCGCTCGCCACGACCGTGATCGACACCGTACGCCGGCATCCCTCTCTGCTGGCGCAGTCGGCGTTGACGATCAGTCACCTCTCCAAGGGCCGCTTCATCCTCGGCCTTGGCTCGGGCGAGCTGGAGAACACGGTGCCTTATGGCTTCGACTTCAGGAAGCCGGTCAGCCGCTTCGAGGAGTCGATCAAGGTCATCAAGCTGCTGTGGCACTCGAACGGCCCGGTCGACTTCGAGGGCGAGTTCTACAAGCTGGAGCACGCCCGGCTCGACACCGAACTCTACGAGGGCAAAGCACCCGAGATCTGGACCGGCGCGGCGGGCCCGCGCATGCTGGGCATCACCGGGCGCGAGGCGGACGGCTGGTGGCCGGCCGGCTCCTACACGCCCGAGGATTTCGCCGCCAAGCTCAAGGTGATCCTCGACGCAGGCGACGCGGTGGGGCGCGACATGAGCCATTTTACCCCGGCGCTCACGCAGATCTGCCTGATTGGCGAGGACGACGAGATCGACGAGATGCTGCGCCAGCCGATGGTGAAGTCGATCATCGCCATGCTGAATGCGAAGGACGTGGCGCAGTTCGGCTACGAGCACCCGATGGGCCCGGACTGGCACGGCATCATGGACTTCGACCCGCACGTGCTCACCCGTGAGCGGATGATCCAGTTTTGCGAGGACCTGGATACGCAAATGATCCGCGACATCTTCCCGGTCGGCACACCCAAGCAAGTCGCCGCCAAGATCAAGGGCTTCATCGATGCCGGCGTGCGCGTCTACAAGCTGATGGAGTACGGCGGCATGGGCGGCCTGCGCTTCAGCGCCAACTCGGCCGCCAAAGTGCGCGAGACCGAGGACGAGATCCAGAAGCTGGTGCCGGCGTGA
- a CDS encoding sulfotransferase, which yields MATVADGQLDAEALLARAEAETGLSDWADETFPERFGLAVAHINTIPMDEAGREAASENIHWLLTDRLNFFQDRKDYPLADEVIERPMFATGEPRSGTTLMHALMSVDPDARALRFWEVMHPSPPPGTVTGTDPRRAQSDAEWVEINTKMAKWLHSHPYNDMLGDGLPEDERTWGFDFRVMTPTGWWRVPMQNLSLGLPSEPVAQYRIHKAMLQAFQYRRRKKHWVLKGFHTMRLQAFFDAYPDATLVWLHRDPVMVAASSTMMMSDIMEGIVGPIDLVKEAKMHLERVRMSNKVTMSDPLVDNPRIHHVLYHDFVRDPVSTVRGYYEFAGREFTPQAEAAMRDYLANNKGDRHGKFHYSTQVLVDAGYDIDALNDEFRPFRERFGVPIEVRR from the coding sequence ATGGCGACGGTGGCCGATGGGCAACTCGATGCCGAGGCGCTGCTGGCGCGAGCCGAGGCGGAGACCGGCCTGTCCGACTGGGCGGACGAGACCTTCCCCGAGCGCTTCGGCTTGGCAGTTGCGCACATCAACACGATCCCGATGGATGAAGCCGGGCGGGAGGCGGCTTCCGAGAACATCCACTGGCTGCTCACCGACCGGCTCAACTTCTTCCAGGACCGCAAGGACTACCCGCTCGCCGACGAAGTGATCGAGCGGCCGATGTTCGCCACCGGTGAGCCGCGCTCGGGCACCACCTTGATGCACGCGCTGATGAGCGTCGATCCCGATGCGCGGGCGCTGCGCTTCTGGGAGGTCATGCATCCCTCACCTCCGCCAGGCACGGTGACCGGCACCGATCCGCGCCGCGCGCAATCCGACGCCGAGTGGGTCGAGATCAACACCAAGATGGCCAAGTGGCTCCACAGCCACCCCTACAACGACATGCTGGGCGATGGCCTGCCCGAGGATGAGCGCACCTGGGGCTTCGACTTCCGCGTCATGACGCCGACCGGCTGGTGGCGGGTGCCAATGCAGAACCTCTCGCTCGGGCTGCCGAGCGAACCGGTGGCGCAGTACCGCATCCATAAGGCGATGCTCCAGGCGTTCCAGTATCGGCGACGCAAGAAGCATTGGGTGCTCAAGGGCTTTCACACCATGCGTCTACAGGCGTTCTTTGACGCCTACCCAGACGCGACGCTGGTCTGGCTACACCGCGATCCCGTCATGGTGGCGGCCAGCTCGACGATGATGATGTCCGACATCATGGAAGGGATCGTCGGCCCGATCGACCTGGTCAAGGAAGCGAAGATGCACCTGGAGCGGGTGCGCATGTCTAACAAGGTCACCATGAGCGATCCCCTAGTGGACAATCCGCGCATCCACCACGTGCTCTACCATGACTTCGTGCGCGATCCGGTCAGCACCGTTCGGGGCTATTACGAGTTCGCCGGTCGTGAGTTCACGCCCCAGGCCGAAGCGGCGATGCGCGACTATCTGGCCAACAACAAGGGCGATCGGCACGGCAAGTTCCACTACTCGACGCAAGTGCTGGTGGATGCCGGCTACGACATCGACGCGCTGAACGACGAGTTCCGCCCCTTCCGCGAGCGCTTCGGCGTGCCGATCGAGGTGCGGCGGTGA